In the genome of Deltaproteobacteria bacterium, one region contains:
- a CDS encoding MMPL family transporter, with product MFKTYTHFIYRAKWSLALLFIALFVFSLLQASQLKLKSDFKELLPSNFQSIKDLDKIIERVGGEGSLIIAIESDNPPNSIRFANDLVAKLKQYPPEYVYQIDYNVSEAKKFFEENKFLYLNLEDLQEIHDRLDKRIQREKLKTSGLYLDFTDSEEQNSLFSTKDIEDKYKGKTSQYDEYIDGYFFGEKGKLMAVVLKPPGAASGVEFAKKLLDKVQSTVQELNPGSYDPSIKVDYTGKFRRTLFEYQTLIDDIVETALLCIFLVALAVFVYFRRLRMVVLMAWAIANGVAWTFAITQGEIGYLTTQTAFLGSIIVGNGINYSLIFMARYLEERKGKKSSLQALEISLRSTFSGTLASSLNTAVAFEALLMTQVRGFSHFGFIGGLGMFACWVATYTVLPVFLSITEQILPVVKEDHVPRFNLSLMTPLVKLFQKHARPAVYAGLVFSILCVPLLIYFIPHSLEYNFNNLKVKTKGQAIAEQDKLGDRVRAIFGSSVSPAVLLLDRADQALPLCKEIMRRSEMDPPEQRMVQNCKSLYSYVPEDQEQKIELLKSTRKLLEDSSMNFLNEEQKQEVERFKKEFVGKTIALKDIPENIVKIFREKNGEVGRLALVYPSDHASIWEGKNLMRFADLIRRNVLPGGEVITGSGDAVIFSDLLRAVIHDGPRSTALAFIAVCLVVSLIFRERRGIFFIIGTLLVGALWMGGVIALFDIKINFFNFIAIPTTFGIGVDYGVNIYQRYKLEGRGSLTKVIKTTGGAVALCSLTTIIGYFTLIIAKNQALVSFGWIGIIGELTCLIAALVFIPCCVILREQRKA from the coding sequence ATGTTTAAAACCTATACCCATTTTATTTACCGCGCAAAGTGGTCTCTTGCCCTGCTTTTTATTGCCTTGTTTGTCTTTAGCTTATTGCAGGCCAGTCAGCTCAAACTCAAAAGTGATTTCAAGGAACTCCTCCCCTCCAACTTTCAGAGCATAAAAGATTTGGACAAAATTATTGAAAGGGTGGGCGGAGAAGGATCTCTGATTATTGCCATTGAATCGGACAATCCCCCAAACTCGATTCGTTTTGCAAACGACCTGGTGGCGAAGCTCAAACAATATCCGCCAGAATATGTGTATCAAATTGATTACAATGTTTCGGAAGCCAAGAAATTTTTTGAAGAAAATAAATTTCTTTATCTGAATCTGGAAGACCTTCAGGAAATTCATGATCGTCTGGACAAACGCATTCAAAGAGAAAAACTCAAAACTTCGGGCCTGTATTTAGATTTTACAGACAGCGAAGAACAGAACAGCCTTTTCTCCACCAAGGATATTGAAGATAAATACAAGGGAAAAACCAGCCAGTATGATGAGTACATCGATGGCTATTTTTTTGGTGAAAAGGGAAAATTAATGGCGGTGGTCTTAAAGCCCCCGGGCGCGGCCTCGGGAGTGGAGTTTGCCAAAAAACTTTTGGACAAGGTACAAAGCACCGTGCAGGAATTGAATCCCGGCAGTTATGATCCTTCAATAAAAGTAGATTACACAGGCAAATTTCGAAGGACCCTGTTTGAATATCAAACCCTCATCGATGACATCGTCGAAACCGCCCTCTTGTGTATTTTTTTGGTGGCCCTGGCCGTCTTTGTCTATTTCAGACGACTGCGCATGGTGGTGCTCATGGCCTGGGCCATTGCCAACGGCGTCGCCTGGACTTTTGCGATCACCCAAGGAGAGATCGGCTATTTAACGACGCAAACGGCTTTTCTGGGATCGATCATCGTGGGCAACGGAATCAATTATAGTCTCATCTTCATGGCCCGTTATCTGGAGGAACGCAAGGGCAAGAAATCTTCTTTGCAGGCACTGGAAATTTCGCTGCGCAGCACTTTCTCGGGAACCCTGGCCTCAAGCCTCAATACCGCCGTGGCCTTTGAAGCCCTTTTGATGACCCAGGTGAGAGGTTTTTCTCATTTCGGTTTCATTGGGGGATTAGGAATGTTCGCCTGCTGGGTGGCCACCTACACGGTGCTTCCTGTCTTTTTAAGTATTACTGAACAGATTTTACCGGTGGTGAAAGAAGACCATGTCCCCCGTTTTAATCTTTCACTCATGACCCCTCTGGTAAAACTTTTTCAAAAACATGCAAGGCCTGCGGTGTATGCGGGACTTGTTTTTTCAATCCTCTGTGTTCCTTTGCTTATTTATTTTATTCCGCATTCCCTGGAATACAATTTCAATAACCTGAAGGTGAAAACCAAGGGCCAGGCCATTGCGGAGCAAGACAAACTGGGAGATAGAGTGCGTGCTATTTTTGGCAGTTCCGTGAGCCCTGCAGTGCTCCTATTAGATCGGGCCGACCAGGCGCTGCCTTTGTGTAAAGAAATAATGCGAAGATCGGAGATGGATCCTCCCGAACAAAGAATGGTACAAAATTGTAAATCACTTTACTCTTATGTTCCGGAAGATCAGGAACAAAAAATAGAACTGCTCAAAAGCACAAGAAAACTGCTTGAAGACAGTTCTATGAATTTTTTAAATGAAGAACAAAAGCAGGAAGTGGAAAGGTTTAAAAAAGAATTTGTAGGAAAAACAATTGCCTTAAAAGATATCCCTGAAAATATTGTAAAAATTTTCAGGGAAAAAAATGGGGAAGTGGGAAGACTGGCCCTGGTTTATCCCAGTGACCACGCCTCCATCTGGGAGGGAAAAAACCTCATGCGCTTTGCGGATCTGATTCGGCGAAATGTTTTACCGGGTGGCGAAGTCATCACAGGATCCGGGGATGCCGTCATTTTCAGCGATCTGTTGAGGGCCGTAATTCATGATGGCCCCCGCTCCACTGCCCTGGCTTTCATCGCCGTCTGCCTGGTCGTCTCCCTTATTTTCAGGGAAAGAAGAGGCATCTTTTTTATCATCGGCACTTTATTGGTAGGGGCCCTTTGGATGGGCGGAGTGATTGCCCTCTTTGATATTAAAATCAATTTTTTCAACTTCATCGCCATCCCCACCACCTTTGGAATTGGAGTCGATTATGGAGTCAACATTTATCAGCGCTATAAACTGGAAGGCAGAGGATCCCTTACCAAAGTGATAAAAACCACCGGAGGGGCTGTGGCACTTTGTTCGCTCACCACCATCATCGGTTATTTCACTCTCATTATTGCCAAAAATCAGGCCCTGGTTTCTTTTGGCTGGATTGGAATTATTGGTGAACTCACTTGTTTAATCGCAGCGTTAGTCTTTATCCCCTGCTGTGTCATTTTACGGGAACAACGAAAGGCTTAA
- a CDS encoding elongation factor P, with translation MINATQIRSGMILRIENVLYRVLKVQHITPGKGNAQIQTDIRNLKTGIKHNMRFRSVEAVDEVELEASNINFLYQEGDTFHFMDPNSYEQFELSKSFLEDALPYLKPEIQIMILSFEGAYVSYTLPKRVNLTVVECDPPSKGMAGALKTAKVENEAEFKVPLFIKPGDVVAIDTETGEYLEKG, from the coding sequence ATGATCAACGCCACACAAATTCGAAGCGGAATGATTTTAAGAATCGAGAACGTACTTTATCGCGTCCTGAAAGTTCAACACATCACGCCCGGCAAGGGAAACGCACAAATTCAAACCGACATCCGAAATCTAAAAACAGGCATCAAACACAACATGCGCTTTCGTTCGGTAGAAGCGGTAGATGAGGTGGAGTTGGAGGCCAGCAACATTAATTTTCTCTATCAGGAGGGAGATACTTTTCACTTTATGGATCCCAACTCTTACGAGCAATTTGAACTCAGCAAATCTTTTTTGGAAGATGCCCTGCCCTACCTGAAACCGGAAATCCAAATCATGATTTTAAGTTTTGAGGGAGCCTATGTCAGCTACACGCTGCCCAAACGCGTGAACCTGACGGTGGTGGAATGTGACCCTCCCAGCAAAGGCATGGCAGGTGCACTCAAGACAGCCAAAGTCGAAAACGAAGCAGAATTCAAGGTGCCCCTTTTTATTAAACCCGGCGATGTAGTGGCAATTGATACGGAGACGGGGGAGTATTTGGAGAAGGGTTGA
- a CDS encoding protein DA1, translated as MGLFSFFKKKPPVSVIESSQCCICLKILSGRVAQDAWANSAHDYHHLVFCYSCHRIISRHTSAGSYQYSDGRAICGLCKKVAITDSIAVNRSKRKVLALLEAVGFQDIPKNIEIVLSGLHDLSSHSRKRNTAGLTLSHVHFSNNKRVGLTHQIGVLYGLPQIEFEAVLAHELLHVWQNEKEFKFSPLYNEGLCELGSFLIYSNDPSDLAKFLIKRMSESKDPVYGNGFRLMLNKLQALGWKRLMADLLKNKKGYESSVLRKIFGR; from the coding sequence ATGGGACTTTTCTCCTTCTTCAAAAAAAAGCCTCCGGTGTCTGTAATAGAAAGCTCTCAATGCTGCATTTGTCTCAAAATTTTATCGGGGAGAGTCGCTCAAGATGCCTGGGCCAATTCGGCCCACGATTATCATCATCTTGTTTTTTGTTATAGCTGTCATCGCATAATATCTCGCCATACTTCTGCAGGTTCTTACCAATACAGCGATGGAAGGGCCATTTGCGGTCTTTGTAAAAAGGTCGCGATTACCGATTCAATTGCTGTGAATCGTAGCAAGAGAAAAGTCTTGGCTTTGCTCGAAGCGGTGGGCTTTCAAGACATCCCCAAAAATATCGAGATTGTGCTGAGTGGCTTACACGACTTGTCTTCTCATTCTCGCAAAAGAAACACGGCGGGCCTTACTTTGAGTCATGTGCATTTTAGCAACAACAAGCGAGTGGGGCTGACGCATCAAATAGGGGTATTGTACGGATTGCCTCAAATAGAATTTGAAGCGGTGCTGGCCCATGAATTGTTGCACGTCTGGCAAAATGAAAAAGAATTCAAATTCTCTCCCCTCTATAATGAAGGTCTTTGCGAGTTGGGGAGCTTTTTAATTTATTCGAACGACCCATCCGACTTGGCAAAATTTTTAATTAAAAGAATGAGTGAAAGCAAAGATCCTGTTTATGGCAACGGCTTTCGCCTCATGCTCAACAAGTTGCAAGCCTTGGGTTGGAAGCGTTTGATGGCCGATCTTTTGAAAAATAAAAAGGGCTATGAAAGTTCGGTGTTGAGGAAGATATTTGGTCGCTGA
- the kdpC gene encoding potassium-transporting ATPase subunit KdpC: MLSSLYKSTLMTFVLLLILCGLYPLSVTLLAKVLFKEKAEGSLILKNNQVVGSELLGQNFSDPKYFQGRPSAAGDKGYDAANSSGTNLGPTSQKLADNLNANIKKVLEENPGVQPRQIPVDLVTTSASGLDPHISPEAAYLQATRISAQRQIPLAQVNQLIGQETQGPQWGLFGEARVNVLRLNLALDLIQH; encoded by the coding sequence ATGTTATCCAGCCTCTACAAATCCACACTCATGACCTTCGTATTGCTTCTCATCCTCTGCGGCCTATACCCACTCAGTGTTACTTTGCTGGCGAAGGTCCTGTTTAAAGAAAAAGCAGAAGGGAGTTTAATCCTAAAAAATAACCAAGTGGTCGGGTCTGAATTACTCGGTCAAAACTTTTCCGACCCCAAATATTTTCAGGGTCGCCCTTCAGCAGCGGGAGACAAAGGTTATGATGCCGCAAATTCTTCGGGTACAAATTTGGGGCCCACCAGTCAAAAGCTGGCGGATAATCTGAATGCAAATATTAAAAAAGTGCTGGAAGAAAATCCGGGCGTTCAGCCCAGGCAAATTCCTGTCGATTTGGTGACGACATCCGCCAGTGGACTGGATCCTCATATTTCCCCAGAGGCCGCTTATCTGCAAGCAACAAGGATTTCCGCTCAGCGTCAAATTCCATTAGCTCAAGTGAATCAATTGATTGGGCAAGAAACTCAGGGCCCTCAATGGGGGCTCTTTGGCGAGGCGAGGGTGAATGTTTTGAGGTTGAATTTGGCGTTGGATTTAATTCAACATTAG
- the kdpB gene encoding potassium-transporting ATPase subunit KdpB: MSHTKTQKAWNPDLVQQAILDAFKKLDPRVMVKNPVMFIVEIGSLLTSIAFFHSLFSIHDLHLANFNGQISLWLWFTVLFANFAEAIAEGRGKAQADSLRKTRTDTLAFRQTAEGKVEQISSSKLRKGDVVVVEQGQIIPADGEVIEGTALVNEAVITGESAPVIREAGGDRSAVTGGTTVLSDKIIICISTNPGESFLDRMIALVEGAVRKKTPNEIALSIMISGMTIIFLLAVVTLQPFAIYSKATVSAVILISLLVCLIPTTIGGLLSAIGIAGMDRLVQRNVLAMSGRAVEASGDIDILLLDKTGTITIGNRMATEFIPVPKIDLEELAGAALLSSYADQTPEGRSIVDLAIKLGAKMKPLESAQSVPFTAETRMSGIDFGGNSIRKGAVDAVQNWVKAQKGEVPIEAIRAVERISIDGGTPLLVAKDGQVLGVIHLKDIVKPGIRDRFERIRAMGIKSIMITGDNKLTAKAIAKEAGVDDFVAEAKPEEKLGIIKAFQSEGRMVGMSGDGTNDAPALAQADVGLVMNTGTQAAREAGNMVDLDSDPTKIIEIVEIGKQLLITRGSLTTFSVANDVAKYFAILPAIFMIAYPSLAILNVMNLATPESAILSAVIFNALIIVLLIPLALRGVKYRPSSVAAILKRNLLIYGLGGIVIPFVGIKIIDLIISGFGII, translated from the coding sequence ATGTCACACACCAAAACACAAAAAGCGTGGAACCCTGATCTCGTCCAACAAGCCATTCTCGATGCCTTCAAGAAATTGGATCCGCGAGTGATGGTGAAAAATCCGGTGATGTTTATTGTTGAGATCGGTAGCCTGCTTACCAGCATTGCCTTCTTTCATAGCCTCTTCTCCATCCATGACCTGCATTTAGCCAATTTCAATGGGCAGATTTCACTGTGGCTATGGTTCACCGTACTCTTTGCCAATTTTGCAGAGGCCATTGCCGAAGGGCGTGGCAAGGCCCAGGCCGATTCGCTCCGAAAAACCCGAACCGATACCTTGGCCTTTCGTCAAACGGCAGAAGGAAAGGTGGAGCAAATTTCTTCCTCGAAACTCCGAAAAGGAGATGTCGTGGTCGTCGAGCAAGGACAAATCATTCCTGCCGATGGGGAAGTGATAGAAGGGACAGCCCTGGTCAATGAGGCGGTCATCACCGGAGAATCGGCCCCGGTCATTCGTGAAGCCGGTGGAGATCGCAGCGCGGTGACGGGAGGCACCACCGTGTTATCGGATAAAATCATTATTTGCATCAGCACCAATCCTGGGGAATCTTTTCTCGATCGCATGATTGCCCTGGTTGAAGGGGCGGTGCGAAAAAAGACGCCCAACGAAATTGCGCTGAGTATCATGATCTCAGGGATGACGATTATTTTTCTGCTGGCCGTGGTTACCCTGCAGCCTTTTGCCATTTATAGTAAGGCCACTGTCTCTGCGGTCATTCTGATTTCCTTGTTGGTTTGCCTGATTCCTACCACCATTGGAGGTCTGCTCTCTGCCATCGGAATAGCAGGAATGGACAGACTGGTTCAACGTAATGTGCTGGCCATGTCAGGACGCGCGGTAGAGGCGTCGGGCGATATTGATATCTTGCTTCTGGATAAAACGGGGACCATCACCATCGGTAATCGTATGGCAACGGAATTTATTCCGGTTCCGAAGATTGATTTGGAAGAACTGGCTGGGGCAGCACTACTCTCTTCTTATGCCGATCAAACCCCGGAAGGCCGCTCTATAGTAGATCTTGCCATCAAACTGGGGGCCAAGATGAAGCCCCTCGAATCGGCCCAGAGTGTTCCTTTTACGGCCGAGACGCGCATGAGTGGTATCGATTTTGGTGGGAATTCGATTCGCAAAGGAGCGGTGGATGCGGTGCAGAATTGGGTGAAGGCACAAAAGGGCGAAGTTCCGATTGAAGCGATCCGTGCTGTGGAAAGAATCTCCATCGATGGAGGAACCCCTCTCTTGGTAGCCAAGGACGGACAAGTGCTGGGTGTCATTCACCTCAAAGATATTGTCAAACCCGGTATTCGAGATCGCTTTGAGCGTATTCGAGCCATGGGCATCAAAAGCATCATGATTACGGGAGATAACAAACTCACCGCCAAAGCGATTGCGAAAGAGGCGGGAGTGGATGATTTTGTGGCCGAAGCAAAACCGGAAGAAAAATTGGGTATCATCAAGGCCTTTCAAAGTGAGGGTCGCATGGTGGGGATGTCTGGCGATGGCACCAACGATGCTCCAGCTCTTGCTCAGGCGGATGTGGGCTTGGTCATGAACACGGGTACTCAAGCTGCGCGCGAGGCAGGCAATATGGTGGATCTAGATTCAGATCCCACCAAGATTATTGAAATTGTCGAGATTGGAAAACAACTGCTCATTACTCGAGGCTCTCTCACCACCTTCAGCGTGGCCAACGATGTGGCCAAATATTTTGCCATCTTGCCGGCCATTTTTATGATCGCCTATCCGAGTTTGGCGATCTTGAATGTGATGAACCTGGCTACTCCAGAATCCGCTATCCTTTCAGCCGTCATCTTTAATGCGCTCATTATTGTGCTGCTGATTCCTCTGGCGTTGAGGGGCGTCAAATACAGACCCAGTTCTGTGGCTGCTATTCTCAAAAGAAATTTACTCATTTATGGCCTGGGTGGCATCGTGATTCCCTTTGTGGGGATAAAAATTATTGATCTGATTATTTCTGGTTTTGGGATTATTTAA
- the kdpA gene encoding potassium-transporting ATPase subunit KdpA has product MSSRDFIQLFLFLGILILSAKPLGIYLESVYTGSRHFLTPLLGGVEKLVYRLAGVDPEEDQNWKTYTLHLLVFSFFTCLLTFLILLFQHKLPLNPQGLPGLSWHLALNTAVSFTTNTNWQAYGGESTMSYFSQMVGLTFHNFISAAVGMAAAVALIRGIARKQAKGIGNFWADLVRANLYILLPISFIFAIFLVSQGMIQNFYAYTEATTLEGLKQTIAQGPVASQVAIKMLGTNGGGFFNANAAHPFENPTPLSNFIQMLSIFLIPSALVYLLGRMTGNKKHAWAVWATMAIIFIAGGLICAKAEYAGSSVLHQAGLASAANMEGKEVRFGVFNSALFATITTDASCGAVNSMHDSFTPIGGIVPLVNILFGEIIFGGVGAGLYGMLLFILLTIFITGLMVGRTPEYLGKKIEASEVKLVMIAVILMALSILSFTAYAAISPLGLAGLNNSGPHGLSEIFYAYASATGNNGSAFAGLTASTPFYDVTLAIAMLIGRFGMMIPVLALAGSLVRKKIHPGGEAAFPVHGWLFVAILIGIIILVGALTFFPVLTLSPIVEHLEMGRGSLF; this is encoded by the coding sequence ATGTCTTCAAGAGATTTCATTCAACTTTTTCTTTTTCTGGGTATTCTCATTCTTAGTGCAAAACCTTTGGGGATCTACCTGGAAAGCGTGTACACGGGGTCTAGACATTTTCTTACTCCTCTTCTTGGAGGGGTGGAAAAACTGGTCTATAGGCTGGCTGGCGTTGATCCTGAAGAAGACCAAAACTGGAAAACCTATACGCTGCACTTGTTGGTTTTTAGTTTTTTTACCTGTCTTTTGACCTTTCTGATTCTACTTTTTCAACACAAGCTTCCTCTTAATCCTCAAGGGCTGCCAGGTCTCAGCTGGCATCTGGCCTTAAATACCGCGGTGAGTTTTACCACTAACACCAATTGGCAAGCCTATGGCGGCGAGAGCACGATGAGCTATTTTTCTCAGATGGTGGGGCTCACGTTTCATAATTTTATTTCCGCTGCAGTAGGAATGGCAGCGGCAGTGGCTCTTATTCGTGGTATTGCCCGAAAACAGGCCAAGGGAATTGGAAACTTTTGGGCCGATTTGGTGCGCGCTAATCTTTATATCTTGCTTCCTATCAGTTTTATCTTTGCGATCTTTCTGGTGTCGCAGGGAATGATTCAAAATTTCTATGCCTATACCGAGGCCACGACGCTCGAAGGCCTGAAACAAACCATTGCGCAAGGTCCGGTGGCTTCCCAAGTGGCCATCAAGATGTTGGGAACCAACGGTGGGGGCTTCTTTAATGCCAATGCGGCTCATCCTTTTGAAAATCCTACCCCGCTTTCCAATTTCATTCAGATGCTCTCCATCTTTTTGATTCCCTCTGCCCTCGTTTATCTTCTGGGAAGAATGACAGGAAATAAAAAGCATGCCTGGGCTGTGTGGGCGACGATGGCGATTATTTTTATCGCAGGCGGTTTAATTTGCGCAAAGGCGGAATATGCCGGTAGCTCAGTGCTTCATCAGGCAGGGCTTGCTTCTGCTGCGAATATGGAGGGCAAGGAAGTTCGCTTCGGCGTGTTTAATTCTGCCTTGTTCGCAACCATCACCACCGATGCCTCTTGTGGAGCGGTCAACTCGATGCACGACAGCTTCACCCCCATTGGCGGGATTGTCCCGCTCGTCAATATTCTATTTGGGGAAATCATCTTTGGAGGAGTAGGCGCCGGATTGTATGGAATGCTGCTCTTCATCCTCCTCACTATTTTTATCACAGGCCTCATGGTCGGGCGAACCCCGGAATATCTGGGCAAGAAGATAGAAGCGTCTGAAGTGAAACTCGTGATGATTGCGGTGATCCTCATGGCCCTCTCCATCTTGTCCTTCACCGCCTATGCGGCCATCAGTCCTTTGGGTCTTGCCGGTCTCAACAACTCGGGCCCTCATGGCCTTTCAGAAATTTTCTATGCCTATGCTTCCGCGACTGGAAATAATGGATCCGCCTTTGCGGGGCTTACGGCCAGTACTCCTTTTTATGATGTTACGCTCGCAATCGCTATGTTGATCGGTCGCTTTGGGATGATGATTCCCGTGCTTGCTTTGGCTGGATCTTTAGTCCGTAAAAAAATCCATCCCGGGGGAGAGGCCGCATTTCCAGTGCATGGCTGGCTTTTTGTGGCGATCTTGATTGGAATTATTATTTTAGTGGGGGCCTTAACTTTCTTTCCTGTTCTCACTTTGAGTCCCATTGTTGAGCATTTGGAAATGGGGAGAGGAAGTTTGTTTTAA
- a CDS encoding universal stress protein: protein MNKFEQLVQKKNKGLLTVYLGYAAGVGKTYAMLQKGHQLKKAGLDVVIGYLEPHARQDTMDQIKDLEILPTQTLKISNQTYSEMDVEIILERKPQVVLIDELAHTNIPGSKNEKRYQDVLEILDQDIDVISTLNVQHLESVADRIESVTKVPIRERLPDSILQKAHQVINVDVTTEELRERLRLGKIYSKEMAEKAMLNFFSHRNLSVLREISLREAAGDQVRKIREGELVQGEDAALTQEAIMVALSSNPSNAEELIRKGARIASYLSSKLYVVYVQNSKEAPTTIDSGLQRKIQENLKLALSLGAEVVTLKSNTVSQALVQFAQENNVYHAVFGKSRLSPLQERLRGSVLLDFLHDSVGIDVHILSTVNEK from the coding sequence ATGAATAAATTTGAACAACTCGTCCAAAAAAAAAATAAAGGTCTTCTGACAGTTTATTTGGGCTATGCGGCTGGTGTAGGAAAAACCTATGCGATGCTGCAAAAGGGTCATCAGCTCAAAAAGGCAGGCCTGGATGTAGTCATTGGCTATTTAGAACCCCATGCGCGGCAAGACACGATGGATCAAATCAAAGATCTTGAAATTCTTCCCACTCAAACTTTAAAAATCAGCAATCAAACCTATTCGGAAATGGATGTTGAAATCATTCTGGAACGAAAACCCCAAGTCGTACTCATCGATGAACTGGCGCATACAAATATCCCAGGTTCTAAAAATGAAAAACGCTATCAGGATGTTTTGGAAATTTTAGACCAAGATATCGATGTGATCAGCACCCTCAATGTTCAACATCTCGAATCGGTTGCAGACAGAATTGAATCTGTCACAAAAGTGCCTATCCGGGAACGCTTGCCCGACTCCATTCTTCAAAAGGCCCATCAAGTGATTAATGTGGATGTGACCACCGAAGAACTTCGGGAACGTTTACGCCTGGGGAAAATTTATTCCAAGGAAATGGCTGAAAAGGCCATGCTTAATTTTTTTTCCCATCGCAATCTTTCTGTGCTTCGAGAAATTTCTTTACGGGAAGCGGCTGGAGATCAAGTGCGAAAGATTCGAGAGGGAGAACTCGTTCAGGGAGAGGATGCCGCCCTCACTCAAGAAGCTATCATGGTAGCCCTGAGTTCCAATCCCTCTAACGCAGAAGAGCTGATCCGAAAAGGCGCACGCATTGCTTCTTATCTTTCTTCAAAGCTTTATGTGGTCTATGTGCAAAACAGCAAGGAAGCCCCCACGACCATCGATTCTGGCTTGCAGCGAAAAATTCAGGAAAATTTAAAGCTTGCCTTAAGCCTGGGAGCAGAAGTGGTGACCCTCAAATCGAATACCGTCTCCCAAGCACTGGTGCAGTTTGCCCAAGAAAATAACGTGTACCACGCGGTGTTTGGAAAATCCCGTTTATCTCCCTTGCAGGAAAGACTGCGTGGCTCAGTCCTTTTAGATTTTCTCCACGATTCGGTGGGGATTGATGTGCACATTTTGAGTACGGTGAATGAAAAATAA